A section of the Mesorhizobium loti genome encodes:
- a CDS encoding HpcH/HpaI aldolase/citrate lyase family protein: MRSLLFVPGDSERKLEKGFGAGADVVIVDLEDSVAPQNKATARAVAARFIVERRGQTTSAIYVRVNDLSTGLTDDDLAALVAAKPDGIMLPKSNSGQDVQHLSAKLRVREAENGLPDGSIRILPIITETPTGILAAATYAGASARLAGLTWGAEDLSAAIGARSTRDEQGRYTDVFRHARLTTILAAGAAEVAAIDTVFPNFRDMAAFATECAEAERDGFTGKMAIHPDQVPVINAAFTPSAEAVEQSAAIVAAFEAVGNPGVVGIDGKMYDRPHLRLAERLLARARAAGISA, translated from the coding sequence ATGCGTTCGCTGCTGTTCGTTCCCGGCGATTCCGAACGCAAGCTGGAAAAGGGTTTCGGCGCCGGCGCCGACGTGGTGATCGTCGATCTCGAGGATTCCGTGGCGCCGCAGAACAAGGCTACGGCGCGCGCGGTCGCCGCACGCTTTATCGTCGAACGCAGGGGGCAAACCACCTCGGCCATCTATGTCAGGGTCAACGACCTTTCGACCGGATTGACCGACGACGATCTCGCCGCGCTCGTTGCGGCAAAGCCGGACGGCATCATGCTGCCCAAATCCAACAGCGGCCAGGATGTGCAGCACCTCTCGGCAAAGCTCAGGGTTCGGGAGGCGGAGAACGGCCTGCCCGACGGCTCGATCAGGATCCTGCCGATCATCACCGAAACCCCGACAGGAATACTCGCCGCGGCGACCTATGCCGGCGCAAGCGCGCGGCTCGCCGGTCTGACCTGGGGCGCGGAAGACCTGTCGGCGGCGATCGGCGCGCGCTCCACCCGCGACGAGCAGGGCCGTTACACCGACGTGTTCCGCCACGCCCGCCTGACGACTATCCTGGCGGCCGGAGCCGCAGAGGTCGCCGCGATCGACACAGTGTTCCCGAATTTTCGCGACATGGCGGCATTCGCCACGGAATGCGCCGAGGCCGAGCGAGACGGCTTCACCGGCAAGATGGCGATCCATCCCGACCAGGTACCGGTCATCAATGCGGCCTTCACGCCCTCCGCCGAGGCGGTCGAGCAATCGGCGGCAATCGTCGCGGCGTTCGAGGCGGTCGGCAATCCCGGCGTCGTCGGTATCGACGGCAAGATGTACGACCGCCCGCATCTGCGGCTGGCCGAAAGGCTGCTTGCACGCGCGAGGGCGGCAGGCATTTCCGCCTGA
- a CDS encoding DUF2336 domain-containing protein produces MVVVSHFLKWIYTARVSERAAAANALARAYVNSELPFEDRCAAEAALTLLLDDASSKVRLAMAEALSMSHHAPLQIISALASDQPEVAGVVLARSPLLTDADLINRVAASQKATQKLIADRPLVSMALSAAIAEIGEAEACAVLLANSGAHIASLSFRRMAERHGHLPLVREALISDARLPADCRHMLLIKLGETLKTSPLVMALMGAARADRVMRDACVKASVTLIEGTRQEEHAALIEHLRLRGDLTASFLIRTIAHGKVDFFGSTLVALGQQSEQRVRALLAGGHDVALQALFRSAGLAAATHAIILRALKIWREVANGKRVAGVQEVSWLMLKELGGQSAEGDLAALVKSIHLDALRENARGHALAIAAA; encoded by the coding sequence ATGGTTGTTGTTTCGCATTTCCTGAAGTGGATCTACACGGCCAGGGTGTCCGAGCGTGCCGCCGCGGCCAACGCGCTGGCCCGGGCTTATGTCAATTCCGAATTGCCGTTCGAGGATCGCTGCGCCGCGGAGGCCGCGCTGACGCTGCTGCTCGACGATGCATCGTCGAAAGTGCGGCTGGCAATGGCCGAAGCGCTTTCCATGAGCCACCACGCGCCGCTGCAGATCATCAGCGCGCTGGCTTCCGACCAGCCCGAGGTCGCCGGTGTCGTGCTGGCGCGCTCGCCGCTGCTCACCGACGCCGATCTGATCAACCGCGTGGCGGCGAGCCAGAAGGCAACGCAGAAGCTGATCGCGGACCGTCCGCTCGTCTCGATGGCACTGTCGGCGGCCATTGCCGAGATTGGCGAGGCGGAAGCCTGCGCGGTGCTGCTGGCCAACAGTGGCGCCCACATTGCTTCCCTCAGTTTCCGCCGCATGGCGGAACGCCACGGGCATCTGCCTCTGGTGCGCGAGGCGCTGATATCGGATGCACGCCTGCCTGCCGACTGCCGGCATATGCTGCTGATCAAGCTTGGCGAAACATTGAAGACATCGCCACTGGTCATGGCATTGATGGGCGCCGCGCGTGCCGACCGCGTCATGCGGGATGCCTGCGTCAAAGCATCGGTGACGCTGATCGAGGGCACGCGCCAGGAAGAACACGCGGCGTTGATCGAGCATCTCAGGCTGCGCGGCGATCTCACCGCAAGCTTCCTCATCCGCACCATCGCGCATGGCAAGGTCGATTTCTTCGGCTCGACTCTGGTGGCACTCGGCCAGCAGTCTGAACAGCGCGTGAGAGCGCTGTTGGCGGGCGGGCACGATGTCGCCTTGCAAGCCTTGTTTCGCAGCGCCGGCCTTGCCGCCGCCACGCATGCGATCATCCTGCGCGCGCTGAAAATCTGGCGGGAAGTCGCCAATGGCAAGCGCGTTGCCGGCGTGCAGGAAGTCAGCTGGCTGATGCTCAAGGAATTGGGTGGGCAATCGGCGGAAGGCGATCTCGCCGCTTTGGTCAAGTCGATCCATCTTGACGCCCTGCGCGAGAATGCACGCGGCCATGCGCTGGCGATCGCCGCGGCCTAG
- a CDS encoding nitroreductase family protein, whose translation MASPIIDFLLTRNSAPIPDLKEPAPSDADIATMIAAATRVPDHGRLEPWRFILYRGDVRVEIGKKLAELAEQREGPLPEGRRNQELARFSRAPLVIGVVSVPKENPKIPQWEMFLSGGMAAMNLMIAANALGYGTNMISNWYSDVPEGRAILGLAPRERVVGFIHIGSYAGQAPERPRPDPAKLFADYSGPRAG comes from the coding sequence ATGGCGTCGCCGATCATCGACTTCCTGCTGACCCGAAATTCAGCACCGATTCCGGACCTCAAGGAGCCGGCACCCAGCGATGCCGATATCGCGACGATGATCGCCGCCGCCACGCGCGTGCCCGACCATGGCCGGCTCGAGCCCTGGCGCTTCATCCTCTATCGCGGCGATGTCCGCGTCGAGATCGGCAAGAAGCTCGCGGAGCTCGCCGAACAGCGGGAAGGGCCGTTGCCCGAGGGCCGCCGCAACCAGGAGCTGGCGCGCTTTTCCCGTGCGCCGCTGGTGATCGGCGTGGTGTCGGTGCCGAAAGAGAATCCCAAGATCCCGCAATGGGAAATGTTCCTGTCCGGCGGCATGGCGGCAATGAACCTGATGATTGCTGCCAATGCACTGGGCTATGGCACCAACATGATCAGCAACTGGTATTCCGACGTGCCGGAGGGCAGGGCAATCCTCGGACTGGCGCCGCGGGAGCGCGTCGTCGGCTTCATCCACATCGGCTCTTATGCCGGCCAGGCGCCGGAGCGGCCACGGCCCGATCCGGCCAAGCTCTTCGCCGATTACTCAGGACCCCGGGCGGGCTGA
- a CDS encoding MaoC family dehydratase has product MAGLYLEEFVVGHVFQHTLRKTVTESDNMLFSVMTLNPQPLHIDFDFAAKSEWGKPLVNSLFTLGLMIGISVNDITVGTTVANLGMKETVFPHPVFHGDTIRVETSVVSVRESKSKPDRGIVEFEHRAYNQHGDLVAKCTRQAMMLKKAA; this is encoded by the coding sequence ATGGCCGGGCTATATCTCGAGGAATTCGTCGTCGGCCACGTCTTCCAGCACACGCTGCGCAAGACCGTCACCGAGAGCGACAACATGCTGTTTTCGGTGATGACGCTGAATCCGCAGCCGCTGCATATCGATTTCGACTTCGCCGCCAAGAGCGAATGGGGCAAGCCGCTGGTCAACTCGCTGTTCACGCTCGGCCTGATGATCGGCATTTCAGTCAATGACATCACGGTCGGCACGACGGTCGCCAATCTCGGCATGAAGGAAACCGTGTTTCCGCATCCGGTCTTTCACGGCGACACCATCCGTGTCGAAACCTCGGTCGTCTCGGTGCGCGAGTCCAAGTCGAAACCCGATCGCGGCATCGTCGAATTCGAGCACCGCGCCTACAATCAGCATGGCGACCTCGTCGCCAAATGCACCAGGCAAGCGATGATGCTGAAGAAGGCCGCCTGA